Proteins encoded by one window of Emticicia oligotrophica DSM 17448:
- a CDS encoding FAD-dependent oxidoreductase, which produces MKTRLLLIFCYFVILQINAQIIQNTGVLIIGGSTSGTMAGIQSARMGVKTIIVEETPWLGGMLTSAGVSAIDGNHHMPSGLWGEFREQIRNYYGGADKISTGWVSNTLFEPSVGQQVLRKMCAAEKNLSLIFNTKLIDIKEVNGGWQVKLSNGKIIQTKVIIDATELGDVAAKVGIKYDLGMDAQATYHERIAPEKANNVIQDLTYTAILKDYGINVDKTLPKPANYSASEFNCACKEFCNNPAAKRQNPCASLMTYAKLPNGKVLINWPISGNDYYANMVEMSENERQEAIKAAKEVTLRFVYFLQTELGFKNFGLADDEYPTTDKLPFIPYHRESRRIDGLVRMNLNHIENPFSQTQPLYRTGIAVGDYAIDHHHEKNPAAPDLHFVPVPSFNIPLGSLIPKQKANFIVAEKSISVSNLVNGASRLQPVVMQIGQAAGALAAYSVMNKVSPEKVSVRAIQKILLQSKVYLMPYFDVPLTHPNWEAIQQVGATGILKGVGQSVNWSNRTWFYPDSTISINEFLKGLKDFEPKFEYHGISEQKSISMSFAEFEAILSDFKHFLIQNKNTLARVIIEQNLSLDKKNKPISRSEIAVRLAGLIEKEVDFEGGFR; this is translated from the coding sequence ATGAAAACAAGACTACTTCTTATTTTTTGTTACTTTGTTATTCTTCAAATTAATGCCCAAATAATTCAAAATACGGGTGTTTTGATAATTGGAGGAAGCACATCAGGCACAATGGCGGGCATCCAATCGGCAAGAATGGGCGTAAAAACCATCATTGTGGAAGAAACGCCGTGGTTGGGTGGCATGCTAACTTCGGCGGGTGTTTCGGCCATTGATGGAAACCATCACATGCCTTCTGGTTTATGGGGCGAGTTTCGTGAACAAATCAGAAATTACTATGGTGGTGCTGATAAAATTTCTACGGGTTGGGTAAGTAATACGCTCTTTGAGCCATCGGTTGGACAGCAGGTTTTACGTAAAATGTGTGCTGCTGAAAAGAATCTTTCATTGATTTTCAATACTAAACTAATTGATATTAAGGAGGTTAATGGTGGATGGCAAGTAAAACTTTCCAATGGGAAAATTATCCAAACGAAAGTTATAATTGATGCTACCGAACTGGGTGATGTAGCTGCAAAAGTTGGAATCAAATATGATTTAGGCATGGATGCCCAAGCAACTTACCATGAACGAATAGCTCCCGAAAAGGCAAATAATGTAATTCAAGACCTTACTTACACAGCAATTTTGAAAGATTATGGAATTAATGTCGATAAAACTTTACCCAAACCCGCTAATTATTCGGCTTCAGAGTTTAATTGTGCTTGTAAAGAGTTTTGTAATAATCCAGCCGCAAAAAGGCAAAATCCATGTGCCAGTTTGATGACTTATGCTAAACTGCCCAATGGTAAAGTATTAATCAATTGGCCAATTAGTGGTAATGATTATTACGCAAATATGGTCGAAATGTCGGAAAATGAAAGGCAAGAAGCCATTAAAGCGGCTAAGGAAGTTACGCTCCGTTTTGTCTATTTTCTTCAAACAGAATTGGGTTTTAAAAATTTTGGTTTAGCCGATGATGAATATCCCACGACAGATAAATTACCTTTTATTCCTTATCACCGAGAAAGTCGACGGATTGATGGCTTGGTCAGAATGAATCTTAATCATATTGAAAACCCTTTCTCCCAAACACAACCTCTTTATCGAACTGGCATTGCAGTAGGTGATTATGCCATTGACCATCATCACGAGAAAAATCCAGCAGCACCCGACTTACATTTTGTGCCAGTTCCATCATTTAATATTCCTTTGGGAAGCTTGATTCCGAAACAAAAAGCTAATTTTATTGTGGCTGAAAAATCAATTTCGGTGAGTAATTTGGTAAATGGAGCCTCTCGTTTACAGCCAGTTGTGATGCAAATTGGTCAAGCTGCAGGGGCTTTGGCTGCATATAGTGTGATGAATAAAGTTTCGCCCGAAAAGGTTTCAGTAAGGGCAATTCAGAAAATATTATTGCAATCAAAAGTGTATTTAATGCCGTATTTCGATGTACCCCTCACGCACCCAAATTGGGAAGCGATTCAGCAAGTAGGAGCAACGGGCATTTTAAAGGGTGTAGGGCAATCTGTCAATTGGTCGAATAGAACTTGGTTTTATCCAGATTCTACTATTTCAATCAATGAATTTTTAAAAGGCTTAAAGGATTTTGAACCAAAATTCGAATATCATGGTATTTCAGAACAAAAAAGTATAAGTATGTCTTTTGCAGAATTTGAAGCGATTTTGAGTGATTTTAAACATTTCCTTATACAAAATAAAAATACCTTAGCTCGGGTAATTATTGAGCAAAATCTTAGTTTAGATAAGAAAAATAAGCCTATTTCTCGTAGCGAAATAGCAGTCAGATTAGCTGGATTAATAGAGAAAGAAGTTGATTTTGAAGGGGGATTTAGATAA
- a CDS encoding TolB family protein gives MKKILALLFISNILLAQNGTEIFLMDIAESNGTITLSNPKNITNRRGYDNQPFFHPTLPLLYYTAMQDGQTDIWSYNLKTGVGLQVTNTIDSEYSPTVTPDQKYLSCIVQRKLNGDQDLVKYNIKNSAETQMIFESQKTGKIGYQAWLNSNELVTFVLGTPQTLHYHSLITKKDTIVAPNIGRSLHLIPKQKAFSFVQEIDKKWLIRAFNPQKNTISDITESHPESEHYNCWLSSNSILESRNTDIFSYNITTKVWKAVTLPDMLPKRKISRMAVKGNKIAVVMEE, from the coding sequence ATGAAGAAAATACTTGCCTTACTATTCATTTCAAATATTCTTTTGGCTCAAAACGGAACCGAAATTTTTTTGATGGATATTGCTGAATCAAACGGAACCATCACACTTTCAAATCCTAAGAATATTACTAATCGTAGAGGCTACGATAATCAACCTTTTTTTCATCCCACACTACCACTGCTCTATTATACGGCCATGCAAGATGGGCAGACCGATATTTGGTCGTATAATCTCAAAACTGGCGTTGGTTTACAGGTAACCAATACCATTGACTCAGAGTATTCTCCGACCGTTACACCCGACCAAAAGTATTTATCGTGCATTGTTCAGCGGAAATTAAATGGTGACCAAGACTTAGTAAAATACAATATTAAAAATTCTGCCGAAACGCAGATGATTTTTGAGTCGCAAAAGACGGGTAAAATCGGGTACCAAGCATGGTTAAATTCGAATGAACTCGTTACGTTTGTGTTAGGAACTCCACAAACGCTTCATTATCACAGTCTTATCACAAAAAAAGATACAATTGTTGCTCCCAATATTGGTCGTTCACTGCATCTGATTCCAAAACAAAAAGCCTTTAGCTTTGTACAGGAAATAGATAAGAAATGGCTAATTCGGGCGTTTAATCCTCAAAAAAATACTATTTCTGATATTACAGAAAGTCACCCAGAGTCTGAGCATTACAATTGCTGGCTGTCGAGTAATAGTATCTTAGAAAGTAGAAATACTGATATTTTTAGTTATAATATCACAACTAAAGTGTGGAAAGCTGTTACTCTACCTGATATGCTTCCCAAGCGTAAAATCAGCCGAATGGCTGTAAAAGGGAATAAAATTGCTGTTGTGATGGAGGAATAG